Sequence from the Fragaria vesca subsp. vesca linkage group LG4, FraVesHawaii_1.0, whole genome shotgun sequence genome:
NNNNNNNNNNNNAAAAATTAAATAATGAGAGGTCTAGAGAATAAATAAGATGTATAATGGGTAAATTATCAAATATATGTGAATAACATACTAAGGTTATGTTAGGAATTTAAAAGAGGTCTAGTGAGCAAATGCTTATAGTTAAAATTAAAAAGAGGTGTAAAGAGCATAAAAGGTATACTGAGCAAATTTAAAGGTCTCAATAGCCGCACTCTTATGTAGAATTGTATAGACATACCTATCCCTAATCTAGGTTCGTGTTGTTTGCTACTCTAGTTTTCCTCATCCAAAGTGAGTGTTGCTTTGAGAATATGAAGGGTAAAAAGAAAAATATTTCATTTTTTGAAGTTGCAGAAGACTAGACAAAACAATTTGGTATACCCTCTCTGAGATGGGTTTGTACCCAAATTCCATAAATTGGCTTCATATCTAAGGAGATAAAAATGGTGTAATATCTAACTTGCATACAACATGAAATCTAGCATCCTCCATTTGACAAATAATAGCAACAAATTTAACTGCTCGTGTGCATAAAAAACCCGGTCAAAGCAAGTTAAAATGGTCCAAACCGCAAAGTGAGAGAACAAAACAGACTGAAAAGAAGTGGAAAGATAAACATGTCCAATGATAAACAAAAACAAGCACTGTAAAATTCAGCCCAAGTGCATCAGGACAGAGGATTCGCCTAACATAACACTACAAATGACGCTAGGATATCAACTAAGCCGCATTCTATAGCATACCAAGATGGTTTTTAAAATGGGATCACGACATTAAGGAAAATCAAGAATGAAAATCCAATTGAATTGGAAAACAACTCCGCTAATTTATAAATAAGGTTGGCATACAAAATTACGACTATCTTTAACCATCAAACACAAAAATGAAGTATCATTAGGAAAACAATCTCCACTCAGTTCACAACATTTTCATCTTAAAGATAGATGTCCACTGCTCAATACTTTATAGGAGCAATTATCTCTAGGTGAGGACCAAGTTTCTCCTCAGCAACCTTCTCTGCTTTGACTCTCAGTTTGTTCAGCTGTTTCTTCCTCTCATATGCAATCTGAGACTGTTCCTTCCTCTTCTTCTCAAGCTCCTGCACATACAACATCAGTGAGCACAAGAAACTACTGAAAACATGAGACAGGCAACTAAACAATGAAACATCAATTTATCAACATAATCCAAGAAACAATAAATGGCTATTTTGTCTAAGCTACGGCATCCATGAGATCACACTGAATAACTCCTTACATACCATAACTTACTTCCTCATTCGAGATTACTCCAAAAAAGAAAAAAAGAGAAATGGAAGAAGTGGGGTTTTAGTTGATGTTTGCAAATAGGCAAATAGGATTCTGCTACAGAGGTATAAAGCATAACATGCAAGAGAAGGGTTTTAAAAAAATAGGGATCACGACTAAGCTCAAATGGTACTGTGAAAACATGAGAATACAATAAAGCAGAAGGATAGAAAGATAACTAATGACAACAGTAATTTTCAAAACTAAAAGTTGGTCTGTGGTGTTATCATCACTGGGCATCTTAGAAAAACAAATACATCAAGAATCTTTTATTCAAAAAAATGTCCAAGTATTGATGCAGATGAACAACGAAAAAAGGGACAAAGTATGGTAGATAAAGCATTCACAGTAGGTTACCACACCACAAGCAGATTGAAGCATTACGAGTGTATAAAGCATCAACATAAGAAACCTCGTGATGATGAATTTAGAAAGAATCATGCACATAATAACACAAGCATTACACAACAATTCATAAATGCAATGTCAAACGAATTGAACAATATGACTCAATAAAAAAAAGACCATTACTCTGACATAATTTAAATAACCGTAATTTCCAGAGATAAATTAGATATACTAAAGACTAAAGCAGCAATTCTTACCCTGATAGTGTCGTAGTGGATCCATCCAACCTCTGAGGAAAGCTTGCCCAACAAACAGTATTTGTGTACTGCTTGTAGCCTCAAGACCCTGTCAATTTTCACAGCACAAAAACAATAAACCATTAACCAACAGAAAACAGAACAAGCACAAACATTAAAAGAAAACCATCAACTCCCAAACGAAAGCGAAGAATCTCACTTGAGAGCATCAGGAATAACCATCCTCTTAATCTTGTCATAAGGAGGTGGAATTCCCTCATAGGCCTTCAGACGGGCAAGAGCGGCAGCTCCACGCTTGGGTCTTTTGTGGAATCATCCTACAAAAACAAAACAAAAAACCAAATCAAACTCTCACATTTCGTCCAGCCCGAACCGTTTTTGGAATTTGAGGAAGTGGGCTAAGGAGAGCGATTTAGGCTCACATTCATACTTGTTAATTTTATGATTTAAATTGGGATTAGAATTTAATGATATCCTTTGATCAGGACGTGAGGAGGTTCGAGCTGAAGAGACCTCGAATCGACATCAGACTTAGACCTAAATTTGTGAGTGGACGTTTATTTTAAATTAAATGCATGTGATGATTTCATATTTAATGATTGAGTTTAATTTATTGAATCTTAATTTGTGGAATAAATTTACTTTTATGAATTATTTATGCGAAGCATCTTTGGAAGTAAATATTCTTAATTTATTTGTTAACTTTGCTATTTGGAAAGTTACTGAAAATGAGATTTTCGGTGGAGTCGTATGCCTATTGCGTTCTTTTATAATTGGCAATTTTCTTTATTTTTGGAGAGTTACCGAAAATGAGATTTTCGGTGGATATGCATATTGGATATTTATGAGGATAGTATGTATATAAATGCTAGCTAGCCATACGTGTTTTTCCGCTATAATGAGGTGAAATTCCATTATGATGTGACGTGAGCGTGATACGCAAGCATCATAGCCCTAAATGAAAGTAGTAATTCATATAGGAGAAATGCACATATATACACTCGTCTTTTCCACCATAATGATGTAGTGTTTGAAATCTCATTATGGTGTGACGTGAGCGCGAGGCGCAAGTGTTGTAGCCTTGTGTGAATTTCTATCTTTCATAAAAATTCATACAAGGAGTATGACGACTGTAAATACATACATATATATTTTGGCTTGAGAGGCTCTATATTATAAAGTTTGGGAGACTAGTGAGGCTAGTTACGTTTTTGTTAATTTTTTTTAAGTTAAAAGTTTTTGAGCTTGTCGCATGCAACATAGCTTTTCTAAAGAGATTAAATTTGGGAAAACATAAAGACTTGTTTCTTTTAAACTTTATTTTTGTCCACTCACTTTAACGTTTTCAAATGTTTTCCCCTGGGCCCTTCAGTTTTAAATGCCCAATTCGCAGGATCGCATAGTTGAGGTCGGGCGTACATGGAGTTGAGGCATAGTTCATAATATGGCTTCCGCTTATTCATATATTCTGTTTTCTCTCTTCCCTATTAGAGTTGCTCTGAACCTAGGAATTGTTGGATATGGGATTAGTAAATAAATTGGGTGGTGTTGTGAATTTGGGGAGCACGAAGGCTCCAGGTGTTTAAGGTTGGATTTGCAATTTTAGTAATGTTTGCAGGTGCTTTTAGGAAGGGTTGTCTATTTTCAAGGGAGGTTATGCCAAATTTTTCGGTAAATTTTCCTTCGAGGTAGATCCTGCAGGATTTACCTCGGGTTTCAGGGTGAAATTCGTGGTGGGTCTTGACACGGCGGCTTGGAATCGATTAACTTCGGAGCAAAGAGATTTGAGTTTACTAAAAGAAAACTCAGCCCATGAATGTGACTATTTCGTCACTCAAGTAAAACACAAAATTTGGCCCAAAAAATTGGCGAAATTTTGACCCGCTAAATATTAAGAAGTTAGGTGACGAAGCCATGAACTTTCATCATCTAAGTGAACCAAAAATATTTCTACCATTTTCAAATTTTGGGACTTAGTTGACGAAATAACTATATTTCGGCGTCTTATTTTAATTTCAACACATTTATTTATTTTTCTTTGATATGAATAAAAGTGTTCATGTGGAACGATAGAAATTGTCATGGTTTTTCCCCACTCAGTCTCATTATGATCCTCGTACCTCACAAACTGAAAGTGAAGTGAAACGTATTCTCGAACTTCAGAAAGTAGTAGATACGATGTTTGACCTGAGATTGCGAAAGTGACAAGATCAAATATACCAGCTGTAAATGTACTTGCGCGGCATGTCCCTAACAAGGGCATGGCCATCCACGGGCATGGGACTACCGCCACCGACAGTGCCTCCCACGGTGGGGGGATGGAGGCCGTGGCTCCCCAAAGGAAAAAAGGGAGGCCACTTGGTTCGGTTGACACGCGTCTAAGAAAGAAACAAACCAACAAGGCACAACTCAATCTTTTGATCATCGATGTTGAGAATCATTCTCACGAGATCATCTATGATTACAGTTATATATGTCCATGAATTGATGTTAGAATCCATGGGGGACGCCTCAAGATCAATGTTAATATCAGAGAATATAAAGATCTTCATGTGTTATGATAACACTTATTAATTAATGAACCAGTCATCAACACACGTCGATGATGTATTTACTTATTTTGTGGCTCACGAAATCATTGAGCACGACGACATCGAACCACACTCCGTTGCAGAATGTCAATGCAGAGCAGATTGGCCTAAATGGAAAGATGCAATCCAGACAGAATTAGATTCTCTAGCAAAGAGATAGGTATTCGGCCCAGTAGTGCTAGCTCGCTCCACCGAGTGTAAAGCCTATAGGACATAAATGAGTCTTTGTTAGAAAGCGTAACGAGAAGAATAAAGTCCGCCTTGTGGCGCAAGGTTTCTCACAACACCTTGGGATTAATTACGAAAAGACTTACTCTTCGATCATGGATTTCATAACTTTCCGCTACTTAGTTAGTTTGGTAGTGTCCGAAAAACTTGACATGCAGCTCATGGTTATGGTTACTACATATCTCTATGAGGATCTAGATTCAGAGATATATATGAAAGTGCCCGATGGCATTACATTACCTCAATCAAGTGACTCTAAACCACAAAGTGCGTATGCTATAAGGTTGCAACGCTCACTTTACACATTAAAACAATCCGGACGAATGTGTTATACTCGTCTAAGTGACTACTTGATTAGGAAGGGATATAAAAACAATGAACTATGCCCGTGCGTGTTCATAAAGAAGACAAGTTCAGGATTTGCAATCATAGCCGTTTATGTAGATGACATGAACATTATCGGTACTCTTGTCGAAATCAAAGAGACCGCGGCTT
This genomic interval carries:
- the LOC101307009 gene encoding 60S ribosomal protein L13a-3-like codes for the protein MAMPLLGTCRASTFTAGIFDLVTFAISGQTSYLLLSEVREYVSLHFQFVRPKRGAAALARLKAYEGIPPPYDKIKRMVIPDALKVLRLQAVHKYCLLGKLSSEVGWIHYDTIRELEKKRKEQSQIAYERKKQLNKLRVKAEKVAEEKLGPHLEIIAPIKY